In one Bacillus sp. PK3_68 genomic region, the following are encoded:
- a CDS encoding DUF819 family protein, whose protein sequence is MIQDGVMFVCFLLTFTAVIAIAEKTIGGKFFKYVPGIVLIYIGAALMKTFGFFSASESVETAYGTVRGLLLPAMLMLMLLHCDLRKIIRLGPKMLLTFFAASLSIIAGFTITYVLLQGFYAEGTWKAFSALSASWTGGSANMVILQGILDVPENIFGYALIMDTVNYSVWVMFLFWLVPFALKFNKWTKADTSYIDEITAQLEAEDNGDKQPIGFVELIGFLALALFVSAAATKIGDSLPELGAAVNATTWTIIIASAVGLILAMTKVGKLPGSMEISKVMLYIVIGLIASHADFSQLFQAPVYIISGFMIMFFHGVIMVILAKVFKLDLFTMGVASLANIGGVASAPILAGSFNRTLIPVGILMAVLGSLLGTYYGIFTSYILSAL, encoded by the coding sequence ATGATTCAAGATGGTGTTATGTTTGTTTGTTTTTTGCTGACATTTACGGCTGTCATTGCCATTGCAGAAAAAACGATTGGTGGGAAGTTCTTTAAGTATGTGCCCGGCATTGTTCTCATTTATATTGGAGCTGCTTTAATGAAAACTTTTGGTTTCTTCTCTGCTAGTGAGTCTGTTGAAACCGCTTACGGGACCGTGCGCGGTTTACTGTTGCCAGCGATGCTTATGCTCATGCTGCTTCACTGTGATTTAAGAAAAATTATCCGCCTAGGACCAAAAATGCTGCTGACATTTTTCGCTGCATCGCTCAGTATTATCGCTGGATTTACCATCACTTATGTGCTTCTTCAAGGATTTTATGCCGAAGGAACATGGAAGGCATTTTCTGCACTCAGTGCGAGCTGGACAGGCGGATCAGCCAATATGGTCATTCTTCAAGGAATTTTAGATGTTCCGGAAAATATTTTTGGGTACGCCCTGATCATGGATACCGTCAATTATTCCGTTTGGGTTATGTTCTTATTCTGGCTTGTGCCGTTTGCCTTAAAGTTCAACAAGTGGACGAAAGCGGACACTTCTTATATTGATGAAATTACAGCTCAGCTGGAAGCAGAAGATAACGGCGACAAACAGCCGATCGGCTTTGTAGAGTTAATTGGCTTTCTGGCACTCGCCTTATTCGTCTCCGCAGCTGCAACGAAAATAGGAGACAGCCTTCCTGAACTCGGGGCTGCTGTCAATGCAACTACGTGGACAATCATTATCGCCTCTGCTGTTGGCCTTATATTGGCAATGACGAAGGTAGGCAAACTGCCGGGCTCTATGGAAATTTCGAAAGTAATGCTCTACATTGTCATCGGGTTGATTGCCTCCCATGCCGACTTTTCGCAATTGTTCCAGGCGCCAGTTTACATTATCTCCGGTTTCATGATTATGTTCTTCCATGGTGTAATTATGGTTATTCTGGCGAAAGTCTTTAAGTTAGATCTATTTACAATGGGAGTCGCTTCACTTGCCAACATTGGCGGTGTCGCTTCGGCACCAATCTTAGCCGGTTCCTTTAACAGGACACTGATCCCGGTAGGTATTTTAATGGCCGTGCTCGGTAGTTTGCTCGGCACATATTATGGAATTTTCACTTCTTATATTTTATCTGCGCTGTAA